A section of the Desulfotignum balticum DSM 7044 genome encodes:
- a CDS encoding epoxyqueuosine reductase, producing MIIEQQASAAILKQATALGASLVGIARVEDLRSAPSFTFAPKMPHAGEGIGTRKTDSGLKPGEAAWPENAKSVIVIAVNHPADEPEMDWWFGRKDPPGNRILAKICRDLCPWIEKTFGIQTVHLPYHVEKGGTYLKDAAVMAGLGCIGKNNILITPEFGPRVRLRALTVNADLIATGPRQFDPCKNCQEFCRKACPQNAFATQQYTEAEYGQKILPGRDGSYSRPFCNMQMEQDNDAAKEQRVDGFDDPVKIIKYCRRCELACPVGKPVKSSDTH from the coding sequence ATGATTATCGAGCAACAAGCATCCGCTGCCATATTAAAGCAGGCAACGGCATTGGGCGCCAGCCTGGTTGGGATCGCCCGGGTGGAAGATCTCAGATCCGCGCCTTCTTTCACTTTTGCGCCGAAAATGCCCCATGCCGGAGAAGGCATCGGGACCCGGAAAACCGATTCCGGCTTGAAACCCGGAGAAGCGGCATGGCCTGAAAATGCAAAATCAGTGATTGTCATTGCGGTGAACCATCCTGCAGACGAACCCGAGATGGACTGGTGGTTCGGCCGGAAAGATCCGCCGGGCAACCGCATCCTGGCAAAGATCTGCCGGGACCTGTGCCCCTGGATCGAAAAAACCTTCGGCATCCAGACCGTGCACCTGCCCTATCACGTGGAAAAGGGCGGCACCTATCTCAAAGATGCCGCGGTCATGGCAGGCCTTGGCTGTATCGGCAAAAACAATATTCTGATCACCCCTGAATTCGGTCCCCGGGTGCGGCTCCGGGCCCTGACCGTGAATGCAGACCTGATCGCTACCGGCCCCAGGCAGTTTGATCCCTGTAAAAACTGTCAGGAATTCTGTCGAAAGGCCTGTCCTCAAAATGCTTTTGCCACCCAGCAGTACACGGAAGCGGAATATGGACAAAAAATCCTTCCGGGACGGGACGGCAGCTACAGCCGCCCTTTTTGCAACATGCAGATGGAACAAGACAATGACGCGGCAAAAGAACAGCGGGTTGACGGGTTTGACGACCCTGTGAAAATCATCAAATACTGCCGCAGATGTGAGCTGGCCTGCCCGGTGGGAAAACCGGTCAAATCTTCGGACACCCATTGA
- a CDS encoding BCCT family transporter, with the protein MSEVSKKIDHSLMWPGVIVTGIIGLLLSLFPESGRAVVDTLFAILTHNFKWLFLMFGLFCVLFLVWLGLSRWGNIKLGAPDDTPEFSTYTWAAMIFCAGIGIAIVYWAFIEPVYYLNSGMLHVDPDTQKGLIGELAGMYGQFHWGITPWAIYALPTFPIAYAIHVKKIPALRLSAACRGIIGNRADGPLGKLIDIVVIFAMIGGIGTSLGLAVPLGTALISEITGLPPSFSLQIIVLIVWTALFTVTVWAGLKKGIARLADLNTYIAYFLLLYVFIIGPTTFILNNWCNSLGLMFSDFFKLSLWTDPITNGGFPEGWTVFYWAWWVAYAPMVGLFVARISKGRTIRQVVFGELVFGSLGCWIFFAIWGGYAINLQTSGALDVYTILKESGWSNNVTIVAILNAMPGGKYIFIPVFTILCSIFLATTLNSAAYTLSSQVTINLSGDEEPPRWNRTLWGIILGLLALGLLSTGALKAVQLSSIVVALPLIPVLLLMVFSLMKWLKEDYGEILKTNVQALPPEKIKPAV; encoded by the coding sequence ATGTCGGAAGTGTCCAAAAAAATCGATCACAGCCTGATGTGGCCCGGGGTTATCGTCACGGGTATTATCGGTCTGCTCCTGTCCTTGTTCCCGGAATCGGGACGGGCTGTGGTAGATACCCTGTTTGCCATACTCACCCACAATTTCAAATGGCTTTTCCTGATGTTCGGCCTGTTCTGCGTCCTTTTTCTGGTCTGGCTGGGCCTGTCCCGATGGGGGAACATCAAACTGGGAGCGCCTGATGACACGCCTGAATTTTCCACCTATACCTGGGCTGCCATGATTTTCTGCGCCGGCATCGGCATCGCCATTGTGTACTGGGCATTCATCGAACCGGTCTATTATTTGAATTCCGGCATGCTGCATGTGGACCCCGACACCCAGAAAGGGCTGATCGGTGAACTGGCCGGGATGTACGGGCAGTTTCACTGGGGCATCACACCATGGGCCATCTATGCGTTGCCCACCTTTCCCATTGCCTATGCCATTCATGTGAAAAAAATTCCGGCCCTGCGGCTTTCCGCTGCCTGCCGCGGCATCATCGGTAACCGGGCTGACGGTCCTCTGGGAAAACTGATTGACATCGTGGTCATCTTTGCCATGATCGGCGGCATCGGCACCAGCCTGGGCCTTGCCGTTCCTTTAGGCACGGCACTGATCAGCGAAATCACTGGTCTGCCCCCCTCTTTTTCCCTCCAGATCATCGTCCTCATCGTCTGGACGGCCCTGTTCACGGTAACGGTCTGGGCCGGCCTGAAAAAGGGCATTGCCAGACTGGCCGACCTCAACACCTATATTGCCTATTTTCTGCTGCTTTATGTTTTCATCATCGGACCCACCACCTTTATCCTCAACAACTGGTGCAACTCTTTAGGGCTGATGTTCTCTGATTTCTTCAAACTCAGCCTGTGGACCGATCCCATTACCAACGGCGGCTTTCCTGAAGGCTGGACCGTGTTCTACTGGGCCTGGTGGGTGGCATATGCCCCCATGGTGGGTCTGTTTGTGGCCAGAATTTCCAAAGGACGGACCATCCGCCAGGTGGTCTTTGGCGAACTGGTGTTCGGGTCTCTGGGCTGCTGGATTTTCTTTGCCATCTGGGGCGGGTACGCCATCAATCTGCAGACCTCGGGCGCCCTGGATGTGTATACGATTCTCAAAGAATCCGGCTGGTCCAACAATGTCACCATCGTGGCCATTCTCAATGCCATGCCCGGCGGCAAATACATCTTTATCCCGGTGTTCACCATTCTATGCTCCATTTTTCTGGCCACCACCCTGAACTCGGCTGCCTACACCCTGTCATCCCAGGTGACCATAAATCTTTCCGGTGATGAGGAACCGCCCCGCTGGAACCGAACCCTCTGGGGTATCATTCTGGGACTCCTGGCCCTGGGACTGCTTTCTACCGGCGCACTCAAGGCGGTGCAGCTCTCCTCCATTGTGGTGGCCCTGCCGTTGATTCCGGTACTGCTGCTCATGGTCTTCTCGCTGATGAAATGGCTTAAAGAGGATTACGGAGAAATTTTGAAAACAAATGTCCAGGCACTGCCTCCTGAAAAGATCAAACCCGCCGTTTAG
- a CDS encoding sigma-54 interaction domain-containing protein, producing the protein MKQFCLPGVDFSRLAFMDLLCDLDLGVLMTDDKGILIFYNEVQATIDKMDPADVLGKPITQVYKYNNDSSTCMRVLKHGKPIINYALSYRSHNADVGNTIHSVFPLFHKQKIFATICFVKDYNILERSIPAFLSPKNNQRFADGTHYTFASIIGSDPGFVDAVKTAKMAGNSPSPVMLYGETGTGKELFAQAIHNFYYGKKGHYVDINCAAIPENLIEGLLFGTAKGAYTGAVDRAGLFEQANGGTIFLDEINSMPLHLQGKLLRVLQEKKLRRVGSLKTIDLDVKIISSLNQSPRDLIRSGVFRMDLFYRLGVIYIKLPALRDRRPDIEELGRHFLQKYNTQLGKSLQNIAPEVIDFFWQYPWPGNVRELEHVIESAVNFAGRDETRLKLEHCYFANILEQDPPHSPSPDPTPADDSHQPESSALPANLDLCTALKTLEKKMIIQALEQSSGNVAGAARRLGISRQLLGSKISRLRLRHFLAEIKHKNM; encoded by the coding sequence GTGAAACAGTTCTGCCTGCCCGGCGTGGATTTCAGCAGGCTGGCGTTTATGGATCTGCTCTGTGATCTGGACCTGGGCGTGCTCATGACCGACGACAAAGGCATCCTGATTTTTTACAATGAGGTCCAGGCCACCATCGACAAGATGGACCCGGCCGATGTCCTGGGCAAACCCATCACCCAGGTTTATAAATACAACAATGACTCTTCCACCTGCATGCGGGTACTCAAACACGGCAAGCCCATCATCAACTATGCGCTGTCCTACCGGTCGCATAATGCCGATGTGGGCAATACCATTCACAGCGTATTTCCTTTGTTTCACAAACAAAAGATCTTTGCCACCATCTGTTTTGTAAAAGATTACAATATTCTGGAACGGTCCATTCCGGCTTTTCTGTCTCCCAAAAACAATCAGCGCTTTGCGGACGGCACCCACTATACATTTGCCAGCATTATCGGATCCGACCCCGGGTTCGTGGATGCGGTAAAAACCGCCAAGATGGCCGGAAATTCGCCGTCTCCGGTCATGCTCTACGGTGAGACCGGCACGGGCAAGGAATTGTTTGCCCAGGCCATCCACAATTTTTATTATGGAAAAAAGGGCCATTATGTGGATATCAATTGTGCGGCCATCCCTGAAAATCTGATTGAAGGGCTGCTTTTCGGCACGGCAAAAGGGGCCTATACCGGTGCTGTGGACCGGGCCGGACTTTTTGAACAGGCCAACGGGGGCACCATTTTCCTGGATGAAATCAACTCCATGCCCCTGCATTTACAGGGCAAACTGCTGCGGGTGCTCCAGGAAAAAAAGCTGCGACGGGTGGGATCGCTCAAAACCATCGATCTGGACGTAAAAATCATCTCCTCCCTGAACCAGTCTCCCCGGGACCTGATCCGATCCGGGGTCTTTCGCATGGATCTTTTTTATCGCTTAGGCGTGATATACATCAAGCTGCCGGCCCTGCGGGACCGGCGCCCGGACATTGAAGAGCTTGGACGTCATTTTCTGCAAAAATACAATACCCAGCTGGGCAAATCCCTTCAAAACATCGCCCCGGAGGTGATTGATTTTTTCTGGCAGTATCCCTGGCCGGGCAATGTCCGGGAACTGGAACATGTGATTGAAAGTGCCGTCAATTTCGCCGGCAGAGATGAAACCCGTCTCAAACTGGAGCATTGTTATTTTGCCAATATTCTGGAACAGGACCCCCCCCATTCACCGTCACCGGATCCGACACCGGCGGATGATTCTCATCAACCTGAATCATCCGCTTTACCGGCAAATCTCGATCTGTGCACCGCGCTCAAAACTCTGGAAAAAAAAATGATCATCCAGGCCCTGGAACAATCCAGCGGCAATGTGGCCGGGGCAGCCAGGCGCCTGGGCATTTCCCGTCAGCTGCTGGGCAGCAAAATATCCAGGCTGCGGCTTCGCCACTTTCTGGCTGAGATTAAACACAAAAATATGTAA
- a CDS encoding phosphate-starvation-inducible PsiE family protein: MDDLDNPKEPLIQKLRVIIRFSVRCLAVLMTLVILWGVVDVAWEIYQKLRTPPVMLMSISDILATFGAFMAVLIAIEIFINITVYLRDDVIHVKIVMATALMAIARKVIILDFSVVTPDYILATAALVFAMGFGYWLVVKNADARSVLHSEAEKCFENPDHCKMEGVDKKL; this comes from the coding sequence ATGGATGACCTGGACAACCCCAAAGAACCGTTGATTCAGAAACTGCGGGTTATCATCCGGTTCAGTGTCCGCTGCCTGGCGGTTCTGATGACCCTGGTCATTCTCTGGGGCGTGGTGGATGTGGCCTGGGAGATCTACCAGAAACTGCGCACCCCGCCGGTCATGCTCATGAGCATCAGTGACATTCTGGCCACATTCGGCGCATTCATGGCAGTGCTGATCGCCATTGAGATCTTTATCAACATCACCGTGTACCTCAGAGATGATGTCATTCATGTCAAAATTGTCATGGCCACGGCACTGATGGCCATTGCCCGAAAAGTCATCATCCTGGATTTCTCCGTGGTTACGCCGGATTACATTCTGGCCACTGCGGCCCTGGTGTTTGCCATGGGTTTCGGATACTGGCTGGTGGTCAAAAACGCCGACGCCCGGTCGGTGTTGCACAGCGAAGCGGAAAAATGCTTTGAAAATCCGGATCATTGTAAAATGGAAGGGGTGGATAAAAAGCTGTGA
- the trpA gene encoding tryptophan synthase subunit alpha, giving the protein MLESYIRDKQKQKDLLLMTHIVMGYPSFDDSHAMVKHMVAAGVDLMELQIPFSEPMADGPVILKANQKALEQGATVAKCLAFAKDMAAIYPIPFLFMTYANIPYRFGMAAFAKTTADIGLTGAIVPDLPMEEGAEYLQAMKKNQLSPIQMFSPGTSDARMAQIASIASGFIYCLARKGVTGAQTDLSDDLAQYLARCRKAASVPLAVGFGIKDRADMDFLAGRADIAVIGSETIRVMEKGGVAAVRDFIQGLSRSA; this is encoded by the coding sequence ATGCTTGAATCCTATATCCGTGACAAACAGAAACAAAAAGACCTGCTGCTCATGACCCACATTGTCATGGGATATCCCAGTTTTGACGACAGCCATGCCATGGTGAAACACATGGTGGCGGCCGGCGTGGATTTGATGGAGCTGCAGATTCCGTTTTCCGAACCCATGGCAGACGGACCCGTGATTCTCAAGGCCAACCAGAAAGCCCTGGAGCAAGGCGCCACCGTGGCAAAATGCCTGGCATTTGCCAAAGACATGGCAGCAATATATCCCATTCCCTTTCTGTTCATGACCTATGCCAACATCCCTTACAGATTCGGCATGGCAGCGTTTGCAAAAACCACCGCAGACATCGGCCTGACCGGTGCCATTGTCCCGGATCTGCCCATGGAGGAAGGCGCGGAATACCTCCAGGCCATGAAAAAAAACCAGTTGTCTCCCATACAGATGTTTTCACCCGGTACCAGTGATGCCCGCATGGCACAGATCGCATCCATTGCTTCCGGGTTCATCTATTGTCTGGCCAGAAAAGGCGTGACCGGCGCACAGACTGATTTGTCCGATGATCTGGCCCAATACCTGGCCCGGTGCCGAAAGGCGGCTTCCGTTCCCCTGGCCGTGGGATTCGGTATCAAAGACCGGGCGGATATGGATTTTCTGGCAGGCAGGGCCGATATCGCGGTGATCGGCTCTGAAACCATCCGGGTGATGGAAAAAGGCGGTGTGGCGGCTGTCCGGGATTTTATTCAGGGACTGTCACGTTCGGCTTGA
- the trpB gene encoding tryptophan synthase subunit beta, which produces MKHRGYYGGFGGAFLPEILIPTFDELVSVFESAKTDPGFRNQYETLMAQYSGRPTPLTFAANLTRHFDGAKIYIKREDLNHTGAHKANNVMGQGLLVKKMGKTRVIAETGAGQHGVACATMAAKFGFDCTIYMGEKDVMRQRPNVFWMEQLGATVVPVTDGTKILKDAINQAFRDWVTNMDTTHYVLGTACGPHPFPEMVAWFQSIIGIEARQQILDLEGRLPDRVYACVGGGSNALGLFAGFLDDPVELVGVEAGGKGIDTGFHAARLSSTDAGAGIAQGYKTYFLQDDDGQMKETHSISAGLDYVGVSPILAHMHETGTARFESATDAEVVDALKLTMRSEGIIPALESAHAFAGAFREAPTLSRDQIIIINQSGRGDKDIFTVADVLNDPEWKTFIQTKAAQYHA; this is translated from the coding sequence ATGAAACACCGCGGTTATTACGGCGGTTTCGGCGGCGCATTTCTGCCTGAAATCCTGATTCCCACGTTTGACGAACTGGTATCCGTGTTTGAATCGGCCAAAACCGATCCCGGATTCCGGAACCAGTATGAAACCCTGATGGCGCAATATTCCGGCCGGCCCACGCCCTTGACATTCGCCGCCAACCTCACCCGACATTTTGATGGTGCAAAAATTTATATTAAGCGCGAGGACCTGAACCACACCGGGGCCCACAAAGCCAACAATGTCATGGGCCAGGGGCTTTTGGTGAAAAAAATGGGCAAAACCCGGGTGATCGCGGAAACCGGGGCCGGTCAGCACGGAGTGGCCTGCGCCACCATGGCCGCCAAATTCGGGTTTGACTGCACCATTTACATGGGGGAAAAAGATGTGATGCGCCAGCGGCCCAATGTGTTCTGGATGGAGCAGCTGGGCGCCACCGTGGTGCCGGTGACCGACGGCACCAAAATCCTCAAGGATGCCATCAACCAGGCGTTCCGGGACTGGGTGACAAATATGGACACCACCCATTATGTGCTGGGAACCGCCTGCGGCCCCCACCCGTTTCCGGAGATGGTGGCCTGGTTTCAGTCCATTATCGGCATTGAAGCCAGACAGCAGATTCTGGACCTGGAAGGCCGGCTGCCGGACCGGGTGTATGCCTGTGTGGGCGGAGGGTCCAATGCTTTGGGCCTGTTTGCCGGTTTTCTGGATGACCCTGTGGAACTGGTGGGCGTGGAGGCCGGCGGCAAAGGCATTGACACGGGATTTCATGCGGCCCGCCTGTCTTCCACCGATGCCGGTGCCGGCATTGCCCAGGGATACAAAACCTATTTTCTCCAGGATGATGACGGGCAGATGAAAGAAACCCACTCCATTTCCGCCGGCCTGGATTATGTGGGGGTATCCCCCATTCTGGCCCACATGCATGAAACCGGAACCGCCCGGTTTGAAAGCGCCACAGACGCGGAAGTGGTGGATGCCCTGAAGCTGACCATGAGATCCGAAGGCATCATCCCGGCCCTGGAATCGGCCCATGCCTTTGCCGGGGCGTTCCGGGAAGCCCCGACCCTGTCCAGAGACCAGATTATCATCATCAACCAGTCCGGCAGGGGCGACAAGGATATCTTCACAGTGGCCGACGTCCTGAACGACCCTGAATGGAAAACCTTTATTCAGACAAAGGCGGCACAATACCATGCTTGA
- a CDS encoding GntR family transcriptional regulator — translation MTHIEDTMLNPNSPVPLYHQLAEIISERIRSGEYPPGQAIPSETAMARQYHIGRPTVRQAMDVLVHKNLILRKRGAGTFVQSPAPKVDLFSLAGTSQAFFTRGITIEKTIVTPVTRMSVENQPDNPFNHASAYFLSRLIRAQNTPVLKEDIFLDPELFRGLDRVDLGTESLSRTVAEKYHLAPESGTQVFTVAPPDPVTARWLELTSDTPVLTVFRELNFPDAPTAVYGVLYCRTDRFAFSQTIGNLS, via the coding sequence ATGACCCATATTGAGGACACCATGCTCAATCCCAACTCACCTGTGCCGTTGTACCACCAGCTGGCAGAGATTATTTCTGAACGGATCCGATCCGGGGAATACCCGCCCGGTCAGGCGATCCCCTCGGAAACGGCCATGGCCCGGCAGTACCATATCGGCCGCCCCACAGTGCGCCAGGCCATGGATGTGCTGGTGCACAAAAATCTGATCCTGCGCAAACGCGGTGCTGGCACTTTTGTGCAGTCTCCGGCCCCCAAAGTGGACCTGTTTTCCCTGGCCGGCACGTCCCAGGCGTTTTTCACCCGGGGTATCACCATTGAAAAAACCATTGTCACCCCGGTCACGCGGATGTCCGTGGAAAATCAGCCGGACAACCCGTTCAACCACGCATCCGCATATTTTTTGTCCCGGTTGATCCGGGCCCAGAACACCCCCGTGCTCAAGGAAGATATTTTCCTGGATCCGGAACTGTTCCGGGGTCTGGACCGTGTGGATCTGGGCACGGAGTCTTTGTCCCGGACCGTGGCTGAAAAATATCACCTGGCCCCGGAAAGCGGTACCCAGGTCTTCACGGTGGCCCCACCGGATCCGGTCACGGCCCGGTGGCTGGAACTGACGTCCGACACTCCCGTGCTCACCGTGTTCCGGGAGCTGAATTTTCCCGATGCACCCACGGCTGTTTACGGGGTGCTCTACTGCCGGACCGACCGGTTCGCCTTTTCCCAGACCATCGGGAACCTGTCATGA
- a CDS encoding aspartate aminotransferase family protein: protein MTPMKKLHDFTGFSDKTDDAIFHMENDFGAHHYERIQVVVRHARGCWLTDDKGNKYLDCLAAYSAANPGHHHPAITGAVMDALTGHYASVLSNVVFTDPLGVFLSEAARFAPQMAPRFGSHGNKVLPKNGGVESVETAIKTMRYYGFKQKGIPDGNQEIIVFNNNFHGRTISVVSFSSSKKYKEGFGPLTPGFVSVEFGDLDAVKNAVTPNTCGILVEPFQGEGGMIIPPKGFLAGLRKLCDENDLLLVADEIQVGMGRTGKKFCFEHENIVPDGVILGKALSGGLVPLSVFITNAALMDMVFSKGSDGSTFGGYPLACVAGTASLKVFEQEKLAEQAARKGDILKQRIQEIADRSVHVKEVRGKGLFIGIEVKDGNAMDFCRKLLKLGVVVNDSHGHTIRISPPLVINEEEMDFLVDRLEKVLIE from the coding sequence ATGACCCCCATGAAAAAACTACATGATTTCACCGGTTTTTCCGATAAAACCGACGATGCCATCTTTCATATGGAAAACGATTTCGGTGCCCACCACTATGAGCGCATTCAAGTGGTGGTCCGGCACGCCAGAGGCTGCTGGCTCACCGATGACAAAGGCAACAAATATCTGGACTGCCTGGCCGCCTATTCCGCAGCCAATCCCGGCCATCATCACCCGGCCATCACGGGCGCGGTCATGGATGCGCTGACCGGCCATTACGCGTCTGTGCTGTCCAATGTGGTGTTTACGGATCCCCTGGGCGTTTTTCTGTCGGAAGCGGCCCGGTTCGCGCCCCAGATGGCCCCGCGGTTCGGGAGTCACGGCAACAAGGTGCTCCCCAAAAACGGGGGCGTTGAATCCGTGGAAACCGCCATCAAAACCATGCGGTATTACGGGTTCAAGCAAAAAGGCATCCCGGACGGCAACCAGGAGATCATTGTGTTCAACAACAACTTCCACGGCCGGACCATTTCCGTGGTCTCTTTTTCCTCCTCAAAAAAATACAAAGAAGGGTTCGGTCCTTTGACCCCGGGATTCGTGTCTGTGGAATTCGGCGATCTCGATGCCGTGAAAAACGCCGTCACCCCCAACACCTGCGGCATTCTGGTGGAACCGTTCCAGGGGGAAGGGGGCATGATCATTCCGCCCAAAGGATTTCTGGCAGGGCTTCGCAAGCTGTGCGATGAAAATGATCTGCTGCTGGTGGCGGACGAAATCCAGGTGGGCATGGGACGGACCGGCAAAAAATTCTGTTTTGAGCATGAAAACATCGTGCCCGACGGCGTGATCTTAGGCAAAGCCCTGTCCGGGGGTCTGGTGCCCCTGTCCGTGTTCATCACCAATGCCGCACTCATGGACATGGTGTTCTCCAAAGGATCGGACGGGTCCACGTTCGGGGGGTATCCACTGGCCTGTGTGGCCGGAACCGCTTCTCTCAAGGTGTTTGAACAAGAAAAACTGGCAGAGCAGGCGGCCCGGAAAGGAGACATTCTCAAACAGCGGATCCAGGAAATTGCCGACCGGTCTGTTCATGTCAAAGAGGTCCGGGGCAAAGGCCTGTTCATCGGCATTGAAGTGAAAGACGGCAATGCCATGGATTTCTGCCGCAAACTGCTGAAGCTGGGCGTGGTGGTCAATGACAGCCACGGGCATACCATCCGCATCTCCCCGCCCCTGGTGATCAATGAGGAGGAAATGGATTTTCTGGTGGACCGGCTGGAAAAAGTGCTGATCGAGTAA
- a CDS encoding TrmB family transcriptional regulator, whose product MKNKSKLRDLGFSQYEAACYMALLGNHPANGSQLSKVSGIARSRIYDVLRSLSAKGFVIEVNTGQYAPLPVDELVRRLRRDFESNIQAFEAEIARADRKNDLEFIWTLTGYDNVMEKARHMIQGAEKEIYARLFPEADRHLSKDLIKAQKKGVAIRYIAMGDIPKRFSVQVTHPDHQNLIQTIGGRSFDIITDKNEALVGIFEVDNEDSSPINWTRNPWFVIANRDSLRHDFYHCFLEKTLDRHLGLTHEEKQLYRLIKTDN is encoded by the coding sequence TTGAAAAACAAATCCAAACTCAGGGATCTGGGGTTTTCCCAATACGAAGCCGCCTGTTACATGGCGCTTCTGGGAAACCATCCGGCCAACGGATCTCAACTCAGCAAAGTCTCAGGCATTGCCAGATCGCGAATCTACGATGTGCTGCGAAGCCTTTCAGCCAAAGGATTTGTGATCGAGGTCAACACGGGTCAGTATGCACCCTTGCCCGTGGATGAACTGGTGCGCCGGCTTCGGCGGGACTTTGAATCCAACATCCAGGCGTTTGAAGCCGAGATCGCCCGGGCAGACCGGAAAAACGATCTGGAGTTCATCTGGACTTTGACCGGGTATGACAATGTCATGGAAAAAGCCCGGCACATGATTCAGGGGGCAGAAAAAGAGATTTACGCCCGGTTGTTTCCCGAGGCGGACCGCCATCTGTCCAAGGATCTGATCAAAGCACAAAAAAAAGGCGTGGCCATCCGTTACATCGCCATGGGCGATATCCCGAAACGGTTTTCCGTGCAGGTCACCCACCCGGACCATCAAAACCTGATCCAGACCATCGGTGGCCGATCCTTTGACATCATCACCGATAAAAATGAAGCGTTGGTGGGCATTTTTGAAGTGGACAACGAAGACAGTTCCCCCATCAACTGGACCCGGAACCCCTGGTTTGTCATTGCCAACCGAGACAGCCTCAGACATGATTTTTACCACTGTTTTCTGGAAAAAACCCTGGACCGGCACCTGGGACTCACACATGAAGAAAAACAATTATACCGGCTCATAAAAACAGACAATTAA
- a CDS encoding GNAT family N-acetyltransferase: protein MKTNNITIRLMKNEDFDAVVRIDTKVLGTARPDYYVKKFQRLIKSNDCIETSLVAEDENKKVVGFIMGELVIGDFGICNDDATLDTMGVDPEFQRQGIGKKLINDFVLHLEQLEVRKLHTLVDKNDSRLMGFYSSSHFSPSETFVNMERMV from the coding sequence ATGAAAACAAACAACATTACCATCCGGCTGATGAAAAATGAAGATTTTGATGCGGTGGTCCGGATTGACACCAAAGTGCTGGGCACTGCCAGGCCTGATTATTATGTGAAAAAGTTCCAACGGCTCATCAAATCCAACGACTGTATCGAAACCTCTCTGGTGGCTGAGGATGAAAACAAAAAAGTGGTGGGATTCATTATGGGTGAACTTGTTATCGGGGATTTCGGTATCTGCAATGATGATGCGACACTGGATACGATGGGGGTGGACCCGGAATTTCAGCGCCAGGGGATCGGGAAAAAACTGATCAATGACTTTGTGCTTCACCTGGAACAGCTGGAAGTTCGAAAACTCCACACTCTGGTGGACAAAAACGACAGTCGCCTGATGGGGTTTTATTCTTCCAGTCATTTCAGTCCTTCTGAAACGTTTGTCAATATGGAACGGATGGTTTGA
- a CDS encoding DUF1638 domain-containing protein produces MTQSFSDTAIVACGTMRPEIEFLTAKNFIDTDHIYFTTPGLHQDIRELERQLGKTIEKAKSRAKGVIVVYGGKYCYVNADEPTRLMANVISEYGPEVVRIQASHCMGMLAGQDEMDRIAQEVAGGEPVWFMTPGWVKFRKLVFKGWDKGIANENFPRHTGGAVVLDGIGFMDDYMEKDPEGFLEYCDWMGIPMQAYPITLDRFKSLLTDQLAVLTANQAAIQ; encoded by the coding sequence ATGACACAGTCATTTTCAGATACGGCAATCGTGGCATGTGGCACCATGCGTCCGGAAATCGAATTTCTGACAGCAAAAAACTTTATAGACACCGACCATATTTATTTTACCACCCCCGGTCTTCACCAGGACATCCGGGAACTGGAACGCCAGCTGGGCAAAACCATTGAAAAAGCAAAATCCCGGGCCAAAGGGGTGATTGTGGTGTACGGAGGCAAATACTGCTATGTCAATGCCGATGAACCCACCCGGCTGATGGCCAACGTGATTTCAGAATATGGTCCAGAGGTCGTGCGGATTCAGGCCAGTCACTGCATGGGCATGCTGGCCGGTCAGGATGAGATGGACCGGATTGCTCAGGAAGTTGCCGGCGGGGAGCCCGTCTGGTTCATGACCCCGGGGTGGGTGAAATTCCGGAAACTGGTGTTCAAGGGCTGGGACAAGGGCATTGCCAACGAGAATTTTCCCCGTCATACGGGCGGGGCTGTGGTGCTGGACGGCATCGGATTCATGGATGACTACATGGAAAAAGATCCTGAGGGATTTCTGGAATATTGTGACTGGATGGGCATTCCCATGCAGGCCTATCCCATCACCCTGGACCGGTTCAAGTCCCTGTTGACCGATCAACTGGCTGTTCTGACAGCGAATCAGGCAGCCATACAATAA